TCTCCTAAACGTTTTGCAAGTGCAACTGATCTATGTTGACCACCTGTACATCCTATAGCAATTGTTAATTGGGATTTACCTTCTTTTTTGTAACCTGGCAACATAAACATTAATAATTCACTAAATTTTTTATAAAATGTATTTGTTTCTTTCCATTTCATAACATATTGGTAAACTTCATCATCTAGACCAGTCAACGGTCTTAATTCATCTACATAGTATGGGTTAGGTAAAAACCTTACATCAAATACGATATCTGCATCGATGGGCATTCCATGTTTGAAACCAAAACTTAACACTCGAACTTGGAATGTTGTAGAAGGATCTTTTTCAAACGTTGCAATCAATTCTTGTTTTAATGCTTTAGGTTTCTTTTCAGTAGTATCTATTACAAAGTTGCTGATACCTTTTATATCACCTAATAATTCTCTCTCTTGTTCAATAGCTGATAATAAGCTACCTTTCTCACTTAGAGGATGTGTTCTTCTTGTTTCTTTATATCGCGAAATCAATTTTTTATCATTTGCTTCTAAAAATAAAATATCTACAATAACTCTTTTTTCACTTTGTATATAATCTAGTTCTTCTCTTAAGTCACCAAAGAAATCTTTACCTCTTAAATCAATACCTATTGCAACTTTGGATAAAGACGGATTACCTTGATCCATTAAGTCTACAAACTTTTGCAATAAAATTGGTGGTAAATTATCAACGCAAAAATATCCTAAATCTTCTAACGCTTGTAATGCGACTGATTTTCCCGCACCAGACATACCAGTTACAACGAGCAATTCATTTTTTACATTACTTTTATCGATAGGTTGCATAACACTTCTCCTTTAACGATCATATATACCTTTATCTTACATGATAATACGATAAAAAACATTAATTAAATGGCTGTTCAACTGTGTAATCATCAGTAACAACGAGTATTTGTAATCAAAAAATGCACATAAAAAAACTGTCGACTTTATCGACAGTTTTGTTGAATTATATTAATTGTTCTTCGTCTTCTAGTGATTCGATATATGCTTGAGCATTTTGTGCTGCGATACTTCCATCACCAGTTGCTGTTACGATTTGACGTAACGTTTTTTCACGAACATCGCCTGCTGCATAAACACCAGGTACGTTTGTTTCCATTTCGTCATTTGTTTCAATATAACCATTTTCATTTAATATACCTAAAGATTCAAATGGTTTAGTTAATGGTTTCATACCAATGTAGATAAACACACCATCAGCTTGATGTTCAGTCTCTGAACCATCTTCTGTAGAAACTAATGTTACTGACCCTACTTTTCCATCTTTATCGTTAATTGTTTTTAAAGTTGTGTTCCAAATAAAATCAATTTTGTCGTTTTTAAATGCACGATCTTGAATGATTTTTTGAGCTCTTAATTCATCTCTTCTATGAACGATTGTAACTTTGTCAGCGAATTTAGTTAAGAAAATACCTTCTTCTACTGCTGAGTCGCCGCCACCAATTACATATAAGTTCTTACCTTTAAAGAATGCGCCATCACATACTGCACAATAACTTACGCCGCGTCCACCTAATTCTTGTTCACCTGGTACACCAATTTTCTTGTATTCTGCACCTGTCGCAATGATAATAGCGTGCGCTGTTAATGTTCTATCTCCCATATTAACAACTTTGTAAGAACCTTTATCTTCTATATTTTTAATGTCACCATATTCATATTTAGCACCAAATTTTTGGGCATGTGTAAACATTTTAGTTGATAAGTCTGGACCTGTAATTAAATCAAATCCTGGGAAGTTTTCTACATCCTCAGTATTTGCCATTTGTCCACCTGGCATACCACGTTCTATCATTACAGTTGATAAATTTGCTCTTGAAGCGTAAACAGCAGCAGTCATACCTGCCGGGCCTGCTCCAACTATAATTACATCATAATCTACTTGTGTAGTCATTTATAAACTGCCTCCTCTTATTAATTCAGTAGAATTGTACATCAATATATTTATTAAGTATAACTATATGCTCACTATAGCATTAATTGCTTTATTCAAGCGATACGTCGTAATATTGAATGAATTTTTAATTTCTTTTTTGGTTATTTTTATATTTAACATTTTTAAATAAATATATACTGAGGCTGCTACGTAATGATCAACTGTTTCAATTGATTCATTATCTGCAATTAACATCTCAGCATGTTCAATCCATGATACGAATAATTCTTTTCCATAATGTTGATATTCTGATTGTTCAATGAGTTTCATACCTTTATCAATAAAGCCTATCTTATTAAGATGAAGTTTTTGAAAAGTATACGTTATATATAACCTTTCGTAATCAGGTAAATTTTCTAGAACTTCCCATACTTCATGAGACATCACGAGTTCACGATGTTTCATATGACCTAATAAAAATATGCCATACAATCTATATCTGTAGTCTTCATCTTTTAATAACGGTAACACATGACTATCTAACATATCTTTAAGTTCATCAATTTTCCATGGTGGTAATTGACTATGATATTGTACACTATCCTCAAATCTCTGCCAATGTCTTTTCGCTTCTTCTTCATAACCTAAATGATAATAATTATAACTTAACGCATGATGAAGTTGTGGCATAGAAGCTTGTGCTTTTTTCAAAAGTGGCACTAGTAGTTGATTAGAAGGTTTATGTTTTCCTAAATAGCTTAAAACGACACCTAACTTAAAAGATTCTTCATCGTTAATCGGATGTAATTTACTTAATTGATCTAAATATAGCTTAAAACGTTCCATCTGTTCTGTGTTGTATAATAACAAAGTCATATGGCATAAAGCATATATGTCTGACGGATTGTCTTCCAATATAGTTTGAAGCAAAGCCTCTGCCTCTTCATATTGGTTATTGTATAGCATCGACATCGCTTTTAAATTCATAATATGCTGATCTTCTTGCATCGTCGCACGTTGTCTCTCTATAAAATCGTTCGCTTCTTGTAATTTACCTTTGGAGAATAAATATTGAAAAATATGCTGTATGACAAAGCGCTCTGCTTCTTCTTCAACGGCAGTTTGGTTATCATACTTCACTTCGAACATTTGAATCATTTCTTCAAAATAATCTTGATCGTCTTCTTCTGTTACATAACGTAACCCGAATAAAAATGCCTTATTAGGCTCATTTGTCTTCATAAACATTTGACTTAAATAAAAATAATAATCCGTAACAAAATTATCTTTCGCAATTTGATCATACATCATTTCTTCTGCTTTTGTAGTTTGGTTAAGCTCCACAAGGCATTCAGCATAAGGCGGTATAATAACAAAATCATCAGGTGATAGTTCAAGTGCTTTTTTAAATAAAGACTCGGCATACACAAAATCTTGTTGTCTCATTTTCTCCATCGCTTTATGATAGTAGAAGTCTTTATCAAACTTTACGTGTATTATATTTGAATTGTCTCCCAACGACTAACTCACCGCCTTTTTTTAAGTTGCATTGGATTACCGAATGCCATCAAACCATCTGGAACATCTTTCGTAACAATTGTCCCGCTAGCGACAGTGGCATTACTCCCTATATTAACGCCTGCTAATATAGTTGCATTAGCACCAATTAATACATTATCTCCAATATTTACATGCCCAATTCTATATTCATCTACTAAATATTCATGACATAGAATGGTTGCATTATATCCTATAACACAATTTTTACCGATTGATATAAGCTCTGGAAACATGATATCCGGCGTAGCCTTAAATGCAAAAGCTGTTTCGTTACCGATTTTCATATTTAATCCTTTTCTATATATGAAATGTTTCCATTTAACACTCGGCATATATCTACTAATTTCAATGATAATAACATTTTTAAACACTTTTATAAAATGTATTGTTTCATACATTTTCCATAATGGGTTTGCCCCAGATACTTTTTTAGTTTTTAATGCCCTCACATAAACACTTCTTTCAACTTTAGTTATGATAATAACCTGTAACATCTCTGAATTTTTCCGGATTATAGCGTATTCTTCTATAAATAATACAAGCTATTGAAACAACGATGATAACAATTGAAATCACTTGAGCGATTCTTAAGTTTTCAGTAAGCATCAAACTATCCGTTCTTAAACCTTCGATATAGAATCTACCAATTGAGTAATAAATTAAATAAGCAAAGAAAGTCTCACCAATTTTCAATTGTGGACGTATCAATAATAACAAAATAAATCCAATAATGTTCCATAGTGATTCATATAAAAATGTTGGGTGATAATAAATACCGTCAATTTGCATATGATTAATAATAAATTCTGGTATATGTAAATTCTCTAGGAAGCTTCTTGATACAGGACCTCCATGCGCTTCTTGATTCATGAAGTTTCCCCATCTTCCGATAGCTTGTGCCAATATGATACTTGGCGCTACAATATCAACCATTTGGAAAAATGATAAGTTTTTCTTTCTACATATAATAAATCCAGTTAAGAACGCCCCAATTAATCCACCATGAATCGCAATGCCACCGTTCATAATAAGGGGTATCTCTACTAAATGTTGACTATAATATTGCCACTCAAATGCTACATAATAAATTCGCGCGCATATAATTGCCATGACGACACACCAAATAATGAGATCAATGAGCGTATCTTCTTTTATGCCAATTTTTTTAGCTGTTCTTTGTGCGACTAAATATCCTATTAAGATACCTGAAGCAATGATGATGCCATACCATCGTATTGCTAAAGGTCCTAATTGTATCGCTACTGGGTCAATACCTAACACACCCATTATTCATTCTCCTTACGTGCATTCTTCAAAATTTCTGCATTAAGTCTATTATTAAATTCTTCTGCAGTATTAATACCCATGTTATTTAATCGATAATTCATCGCAGCAACTTCGATAATAACAGCTAAGTTTCTACCAGGTCTAACAGGTATCGTTTTCTTAGTGATTTTAGAATCTAATATTTTTAAAGTTTCTTCATTTAATCCGACTCTGTCATAAATTTTTTCTCTATTCCATGTTTCTAAATTTATGTTCAGCTTAATTCTTTTTTCCATCAATATTGAACCTGCACCAAATAAAGCCATAACATTTATAATGCCTAATCCTCGAATTTCAAGTAAATGTTCTATTATTTTTGGTGCTTTCCCGATTAATTCATTTTTATTAATTTCTTTGATTTCAACATTGTCGTCTGCTACAAGTCTATGTCCACGTTTTACAAGTTCAAGTGCCGTTTCACTTTTACCTACACCACTATCACCTGTAATCAGAACACCAACACCATACACATCTACTAGTACACCATGTAATGAAGTTTCAGGTGCTAATTCTCTTTCAAGATATCCTGTTACTTGTCCCATTAATTTCGTGGTAGAAGACTCACTTTTTAAAAGTGGTGTATTCTCTTTGTTACAACTCTCAATCAGTTCTACTGGTGCATCTAAACCACGTGTAATAATAATTGCTGGCGTTTCAGGTCTACATAATTTCGCCATTCTGCCTTTCTTTTCTTCGTCCGGCAATAAATTATAAAATGATAATTCAGTCGTACCTAATACTTGAATGCGGTCTGAAGAGTAATGCGAAAAATACCCTGCCATTTCCAAACCAGGGCGTGATAAATCAGTCTCAGTTATTTTACGATGTAGTCCTGCTTTTCCAGCAATGACTTCCATATTAAATTGCTCTATTAATTTACTACTTGATATCATAGGGTTCACCTCTAGGTTAATATATGTTAATTCTAATGAACTTTAACCATAACTGCAATCATTATAAATATTAGATCGATATCTTTAAAATATAAAAGAAGTTGGGATTTTTTATAAAACCATGCGATTTTGTTCGTGCATGCTTGCCTAGGGTATGATTCGAGCCTGTAGTCGCGCGCGGCATACTTTTCCCCCGGGCGTCAGCACTTCACAAAATCGTGAGGAATATTCATTTTACTTATATTTTTTTCATTTGTTCTTTTAAGAACATGATAAATGTTGCAAGACTAACCAAACAAGCAACATAGAACGTCCGAATGTTGCAAGACTACCTAAACAAGCAACATAGAACGTCTGTATGTTGCAAGACTGACTAAACAAGCAACATAGAACGCCTCTATGTTGCAAGACTAACCAAACAAGCAACATAGAACGCCTCTATGTTGCAAGACTGATCAAACTAGCGACATAGAACGTCCGAATGTTGCAAGACTACCTAAACAAGCAACATAGAACGTCCGAATGTTGCAAGACTGACCAAACTAGCGACATAGAACGTCTGTATGTTGCAAGACTTACTAAACAAGCTACATTCAGACCCCGACCTCTCTCACCAACCTTATCCAATTACAAAATCGTTACAAATATCTAATTTCATATAAAAAAGAGCAGAAATTCAATTTTAAAAATGAATTTCTGCTCTTTTTAAGTTTTCAGGACATTTATGTCCCAACCTCAATTAATTATATACCTTTATTTTGGTCGTTATTTTTGTTAAAAGATCTAATGATATTTCTTAAAGATTCATCTAATTGTTGAATTGGGTCATGCTCTGATCTTTCTCTATCATTAAACTGTTTCTCAAATTCAGATTTACCTGATTTAGCAGTTGTTTTAACTTTACCTAATAAGTCTTCAAATAATTGTTCTACATTTTCTTTTGACTTATTTGTGAATGCTGACGTTGATTTTGGATTATTTGAAGTTGCTTCAAGTAATTTTACAGCTTCTTCTACTGTGATTTTACCGCTTTCGATAAGTTCTAATATCTTTAATTGTACTTCGTTCATATTGTTCCCTCCCGGATTATGTTCGATCTCTTTCCAAGATCGGTTTTAAATATTTACCAGTATAAGATGCGTCTACTTTCACTATATCTTCTGGAGTACCGGTTGCAATAATTTCTCCACCACCGTCTCCACCTTCAGGACCTAAGTCTATGATATAGTCAGCTGTTTTAATGACATCTAAATTATGTTCTATAATAATGACAGAGTCACCATTTTCAACAAGTCTATTCAATACACTTAACAAGCGTTTAATATCATCTACATGCAATCCAGTTGTTGGTTCATCTAGAATGTATAACGACTTACCGTTAGAGCGTCTATGAAGCTCTGATGCAAGTTTGACACGTTGTGCTTCACCACCTGATAAAGTTGTAGCTGGTTGTCCTAGTTTTACATAACCTAGTCCAACATCAACGATTGTTTTTAATTTTCTATTTATCTTCGGCAAACTTTCAAAAAAGTGATAAGCATCTTCTACAGTCATTTCTAACACATCAGAAATACTTTTACCTTTGTAAGTTACTTCTAATGTTTCTCTATTATACCTTTTTCCATCGCAAACTTCACACGGAACGTATACATCAGGTAGAAAATGCATTTCAATTTTAATGATTCCGTCTCCTTTACATGCTTCACAACGGCCACCTTTAACATTAAAACTAAATCTACCTTTTTGATAACCTCTTACTTTGGCTTCATTAGTTTGACTAAATACATCTCTTATATCGTCAAACACACCTGTATATGTTGCTGGGTTAGATCGTGGTGTTCTACCAATTGGAGATTGGTCAATATCTATAATTTTCTCTATTTCATTAACACCTTTAATAGATTTATGAGCACCTGGTTTAGTTTTCGTATTGTACAATTGCTTTTGTAATCCTTTATATAACACTTCATTAACTAAAGAACTTTTACCTGAACCCGAAACGCCCGTTACACATGTCATAACTGACAATGGAAAGTCTACATCAACATCTTTCAAGTTATTACTCGTTGCGCCTTTAACAGATATTTTTCGTTTCGTTATTTTTCTGCGCTTTGATGGTACGTATACTTTTTCTTTGCCGCTTAAATATCGACCCGTTAATGAGTTTTCATTTTGCATAACTTCTTCAGGTGTACCACTAGCTACAACCTCTCCTCCATGAACACCCGCTTTTGGTCCGATATCCACTAAGTAGTCTGCAGCTTTCATTGTATCTTCATCGTGTTCAACAACTATTAAAGTATTTCCCATATCTCTCATAGATTTCAAAGTGTTGATTAATCGTTCATTATCTCTTTGATGAAGACCGATAGAAGGTTCATCTAATACATATAGAACACCTGATAATCTCGAACCAATTTGTGTCGCCAATCTAATACGTTGCGCTTCACCACCAGATAAAGTTCCTGAAGCTCGATTCAGCGTTAAATATTCTAAACCAACATTGTTTAAGAATGAAAGTCTCTCGTGTATTTCTTTTAAAATAAGTTTAGCAATTTTTCTTTCAGTTTCATCTAAATTTAAATGATCGAAGTGTTCAATCGCATTATAAATTGAGTATCTCACAACTTCACCAATGTGCTGTCCATCAATTTTAACTGACAACACTTTTTCATTTAAACGGTATCCATCACACGTTTCACATGTTTTTTCGACCATGTATTTTTGCATAACTTCTCTAACGTACTCAGATGGTGAATCATGATAACGTCGTTCAATGTTATTTAATACACCTTCAAACGCCATCGTTCTTTTACGTTTCGTTTTAACGCCATAATCTTGATTAAATTCAAACTCAATTTCATCTTCATGTCCACGTAATACAATATTCTTTTCTTTTTTTGTTAATTTATTAAATGGTTTATCCATATCAATTTTAAAATGTTCACAAGCTTGTTTTAATAAAGTTGGATAATAATTTGAACTGATTGGTTGCCAAGGTAAAATAGCACCATCATTTAAACTTAATGTTTTATCTGGTACAACTAAATCAACATCAACAGTTAATTTCATGCCGAGACCATCACAAGATGGACATGCGCCAAATGGGCTATTAAATGAAAACATTCTAGGTTCTAATTGATCAACTGAAAACCCACAAATAGGACAAGCATGATGTTCAGAAAATTTAATTTCATCACCATCAATAATATCCGCTACAGCATTACCTTCAGCTAATTCCAAAGCTGTTTGTAACGAATCTGCTAATCTCGCTTCTATTCCAGGTTTAATCACAAGTCTATCTATTACAACATCGATTGAGTGGTTTTGATTTTTATTTAAATCTGGTACATCATCCACATCTAAAATATCGCCATCAACTTTTAATCTTGCATAACCTTTTTTAGCGATATCTTCGATTAATTTTTTATGCGTGCCTTTACGTCCAGAAATAATTGGAGACAGAATTTGTAATTTTGTTCTATCTTCTAATTCCATAACTTGATCGACCATTTGTTGCACAGTTTGTGATTTAATTTCAATACCATGGTTTGGACAAATTGGTCTACCTACTCTTGCATATAATAATCTCAAATAATCATAAATTTCTGTAACCGTCGCTACAGTTGATCTAGGATTTTTACTTGTTGTCTTTTGATCTATTGATATCGCTGGAGAAAGGCCTTCAATTAAATCTACATCTGGTTTATCCATTTGACCTAAAAATTGTCTAGCATATGCACTTAATGATTCAACATATCGTCTTTGACCTTCAGCATAAATTGTATCAAACGCTAATGATGATTTCCCTGATCCTGATAAACCTGTCATCACAACAAGTTGATCTTTTGGTATTTCTATATCTATATCTTTTAAATTATGTGCTCTTGCACCTTTTACGATGATGGATTTGTTTTTCATCTCAGTCACCTTTCTGCTTTTAGTTCAAATAATATATCTCTTAATTCAGATGCACGCTCGAAATCTAAATCTTTCGCAGCACCTTTCATTTCTTTTTCTATCCGCTCGATTGTCTTTTCTCTTTCTTTTTTCGTAAGCTTCTTCGGCGCTTTTTTCTTATCTTTATCGTTTACTTCATCTGTTTCTACAGTAGCTGATATGACATCTCTAATTTTTTTATTAATTGTTTGTGGTGTAATATTATTTTCTTCGTTATAAGCTTTTTGGGTTACACGTCTTCTACTTGTTTCATCTATTGCCGTTCTCATAGAATCTGTAATTCTATCTGCATACATAATAACTTTACCTTTATCATTACGTGCTGCACGTCCAATCGTTTGGATAAGCGCACGCTCTGACCTTAAGAATCCTTCTTTATCAGCATCTAAAATTGTGACAAGCGATACTTCTGGTATATCTAAACCTTCACGTAGTAAATTAATACCAACTAATACATCGTAAACGCCCATTCTTAAATCCCTTATAATTTCTATACGTTCTAACGTTTTAATTTCAGAATGTAAGTAATTTACTTTAATGCCCGCTTCTTTTAAATAAGTCGTTAAATCTTCACTCATTTTCTTCGTTAATGTAGTGATTAACACACGCTCATTACTTTCTACTCTTTCGTTAATTTGAGCCATTAAATCATCGATTTGATTTTCACTCGGTCTAACTTCTATTACAGGATCTAATAATCCAGTTGGTCGTATAATTTGTTCCACCATTTCATCAGTATGTTCAATTTCATACGGACCTGGTGTGGCAGACACATAAACAAGTTGTTTAGTCTTCTTATCAAATTCTTCAAATTTAAGTGGTCTATTGTCTAAAGCACTTGGTAATCTAAATCCATGTTCAACCAAAACATTTTTTCTAGCTTGGTCACCATTATACATACCTCTTATTTGAGGAATCGTAACATGTGATTCATCAATCATTACGAGCCAATCATCACCAAAATAATCTAATAACGTATATGGTGTGGAGCCTTTAGGACGTAACGTTAAATGAACTGAATAGTTCTCAATTCCCGAACAGAATCCCATTTCTCGCATCATTTCTAAGTCATAATTTGTTCTTTGTTCTAATCTTTGAGCTTCTAATAACTTATTATCTTTTCTAAGTTCTTCTAAACGTTCTTTAAGCTCTTTCTCAATACGTTCAATAGCTTCTTTCATCTTTTCTTCACGTGTTACGAAGTGAGAAGCTGGATAAAATAGAAAATGTTCTCTTTCAGCTATCACTTCACCCGTTAAATAGTTCACTTCTCTAATTCGGTCAATTTCGTCTCCGAAAAATTCAACTCTCACACACAATTCATCTCGTGATGCTGGGAAAATTTCAACTACATCGCCTCTTACTCTGAAAGTACCACGTCTAAAATCAATATCATTTCTCGAATATTGGTTGTCGACAAGCTTTCTTAATAGTTCGTTACGTTCCATTTCCATACCTACACGCGTGCTTACGACTAAGTCTTTATATTCTTCCGGATTACCTAAACCATATATACAACTGACACTTGCGATTACAATAACATCATCTCGTTCAAACAATGCACTCGTAGCAGAATGTCGCAGTTTATCTATTTCATCATTAATGGATGCATCTTTTTCAATAAATGTATCTGTTTGAGGAACATATGCTTCTGGTTGATAATAATCATAATAACTTACAAAATATTCAACTCTGTTTTCAGGAAAATACTCTTTAAACTCACTATACAATTGACCTGCTAATGTTTTATTATGCGCAATGATAAGGGTAGGCTTTCCTACTTGTTTAATAACATTACTCATTGTGAACGTTTTACCTGTTCCTGTTGCACCAAGTAGCGTTTGGTGTCTCTTACCATCCTTTATACCTTTAACGAGAGATTTAATAGCTTCGGGCTGATCTCCTTGAGGTGAATAGTCTGAATGTATTTTAAAAGGAAAATGTTGCATAGAAACCTCCTTAAATTCTGTAATATATAAATATATTTTATCAAAAAATCGTAAAAATGACCAAACATTTGTTCGTTTTATGACTTTTTAAATACAAATAAGAGGAAAAATCATAATGATTTATCCTCTTATCTATCTTGATTCAATTTTATCTACTTTAAGGGTGTCCACTATATAATATCCGACCACTAAACTGACAACATCTAGCATAATGATAACTTCATTATTAAAAAAGCCTTTATATACTGAAACGCCAATTATAATACTGGATACGAGTAAGCCTACCCATTTGTTTTGAGCAATTTGCGTGAAAATAATAACCATTAAACAAGGGAGAAACAAAGCAAGAATCGGCCAAATCATTCAACTCACTAACTCCTTTTTGTTTCACGTTTCTCAAGAATCGTCATTGTTATTTCTCTTAATTCCGAACGTGGAATAAATTTTTCTTGCAACATATCAGGAATAATATGCTGTATAAAATCTTGTACAGATGACAAATGATCAAATTGCATAATCGTTTCTAATGAACTTTCATATATTTCAAAGAATAAAGGTTCTGGATTTCTTTTTTGTATTTCACCAAAAGATTCATAAAGCAGATCAATTTTGTCTGCAACACTAAGTATTTGTCCTTCTATACTATCATCTTTGCCTTCTTGCAGTCTATGTCTATATATGTCTTGATACTGCTCTGGAAATTCTTCTGTTATAAATTTATCTATCATTTCTTCTTCAACTTGAGAGAATAGTTTTTTGATTTCATAAGAGGCATATTTAACAGGTGTTTTAATATCTCCAGTGAATATTTCAGGATAGTCATGATTCAACGCTTTTTCGTAAACAAGTTTCCAGTCTATTTCTTGACCATTTTGTTCTTCAACTGTTGCTAAATATTGCGCAATTTTTGTTACTTTAAAAGAGTGCGCTGCAACGTTATGATCTTGATATTTAAATTTTCCTGGACATCTTACTAATTTTTCTAAATCAGATAAACTTTTAAAATATTGATGTACCCCCATTAATTCTCCTCCTTAACTTGTGTAACTAAGTTGTTCAGTGTCTTTTCAGATAATTCACCTAAATACACTTTTTTTATTTCGCCATTTTTGTCTACAAATAATGTTGTAGGAATATTGTAAGTTTTAAACTTTTTAAGAAAATCATCTTGTGCAACGTAAATGCTATAATTCACATTAACGTCATGAATTAATTGTTCAGCTGGTTTACGTTTATCTTTAACGTTTAAACCAACTAACTCGACACCATTTTCTTTGTTTTTTGCATATTTTACAAGTTCAGGCATTTCTCGTTTGCAAGGATCACACCAAGAAGCGAACAAATTAATAACTGTTATATCATTTTTAGACGTAACTTCTTGTAAATTTGTAGATTCTTCGGTCGCAAACGTCTTAACGGTTTCATCATTTACATTTAATCCTGTAGCAGGATGACTATTTTGAAATGATTGCTTTCCTTGTTGTTCTTTAAATTGATCTTTAGTTTGAAACTTATTAATATCTATTACTTTATATACACTAAAACCAACTATGCTTATTAAAAATAGTACTAATATGATTTTTAACCCTTTTTTCATGTTTTCAAACCTCTATACACTCATTTACGTTTATTATATCAACTATAGAAATAAAAAAAAGCAAATAGTTAAAATTCT
This portion of the Mammaliicoccus vitulinus genome encodes:
- the hprK gene encoding HPr(Ser) kinase/phosphatase yields the protein MISSSKLIEQFNMEVIAGKAGLHRKITETDLSRPGLEMAGYFSHYSSDRIQVLGTTELSFYNLLPDEEKKGRMAKLCRPETPAIIITRGLDAPVELIESCNKENTPLLKSESSTTKLMGQVTGYLERELAPETSLHGVLVDVYGVGVLITGDSGVGKSETALELVKRGHRLVADDNVEIKEINKNELIGKAPKIIEHLLEIRGLGIINVMALFGAGSILMEKRIKLNINLETWNREKIYDRVGLNEETLKILDSKITKKTIPVRPGRNLAVIIEVAAMNYRLNNMGINTAEEFNNRLNAEILKNARKENE
- the lgt gene encoding prolipoprotein diacylglyceryl transferase, with amino-acid sequence MGVLGIDPVAIQLGPLAIRWYGIIIASGILIGYLVAQRTAKKIGIKEDTLIDLIIWCVVMAIICARIYYVAFEWQYYSQHLVEIPLIMNGGIAIHGGLIGAFLTGFIICRKKNLSFFQMVDIVAPSIILAQAIGRWGNFMNQEAHGGPVSRSFLENLHIPEFIINHMQIDGIYYHPTFLYESLWNIIGFILLLLIRPQLKIGETFFAYLIYYSIGRFYIEGLRTDSLMLTENLRIAQVISIVIIVVSIACIIYRRIRYNPEKFRDVTGYYHN
- a CDS encoding tetratricopeptide repeat protein; translated protein: MGDNSNIIHVKFDKDFYYHKAMEKMRQQDFVYAESLFKKALELSPDDFVIIPPYAECLVELNQTTKAEEMMYDQIAKDNFVTDYYFYLSQMFMKTNEPNKAFLFGLRYVTEEDDQDYFEEMIQMFEVKYDNQTAVEEEAERFVIQHIFQYLFSKGKLQEANDFIERQRATMQEDQHIMNLKAMSMLYNNQYEEAEALLQTILEDNPSDIYALCHMTLLLYNTEQMERFKLYLDQLSKLHPINDEESFKLGVVLSYLGKHKPSNQLLVPLLKKAQASMPQLHHALSYNYYHLGYEEEAKRHWQRFEDSVQYHSQLPPWKIDELKDMLDSHVLPLLKDEDYRYRLYGIFLLGHMKHRELVMSHEVWEVLENLPDYERLYITYTFQKLHLNKIGFIDKGMKLIEQSEYQHYGKELFVSWIEHAEMLIADNESIETVDHYVAASVYIYLKMLNIKITKKEIKNSFNITTYRLNKAINAIVSI
- a CDS encoding acyltransferase is translated as MRALKTKKVSGANPLWKMYETIHFIKVFKNVIIIEISRYMPSVKWKHFIYRKGLNMKIGNETAFAFKATPDIMFPELISIGKNCVIGYNATILCHEYLVDEYRIGHVNIGDNVLIGANATILAGVNIGSNATVASGTIVTKDVPDGLMAFGNPMQLKKRR
- the rapZ gene encoding RNase adapter RapZ; this encodes MQPIDKSNVKNELLVVTGMSGAGKSVALQALEDLGYFCVDNLPPILLQKFVDLMDQGNPSLSKVAIGIDLRGKDFFGDLREELDYIQSEKRVIVDILFLEANDKKLISRYKETRRTHPLSEKGSLLSAIEQERELLGDIKGISNFVIDTTEKKPKALKQELIATFEKDPSTTFQVRVLSFGFKHGMPIDADIVFDVRFLPNPYYVDELRPLTGLDDEVYQYVMKWKETNTFYKKFSELLMFMLPGYKKEGKSQLTIAIGCTGGQHRSVALAKRLGEDIKENFDYVVYTSHRDAHIESKKKK
- the trxB gene encoding thioredoxin-disulfide reductase; the encoded protein is MTTQVDYDVIIVGAGPAGMTAAVYASRANLSTVMIERGMPGGQMANTEDVENFPGFDLITGPDLSTKMFTHAQKFGAKYEYGDIKNIEDKGSYKVVNMGDRTLTAHAIIIATGAEYKKIGVPGEQELGGRGVSYCAVCDGAFFKGKNLYVIGGGDSAVEEGIFLTKFADKVTIVHRRDELRAQKIIQDRAFKNDKIDFIWNTTLKTINDKDGKVGSVTLVSTEDGSETEHQADGVFIYIGMKPLTKPFESLGILNENGYIETNDEMETNVPGVYAAGDVREKTLRQIVTATGDGSIAAQNAQAYIESLEDEEQLI
- a CDS encoding SHOCT-like domain-containing protein — its product is MNEVQLKILELIESGKITVEEAVKLLEATSNNPKSTSAFTNKSKENVEQLFEDLLGKVKTTAKSGKSEFEKQFNDRERSEHDPIQQLDESLRNIIRSFNKNNDQNKGI